A section of the Anabaena cylindrica PCC 7122 genome encodes:
- a CDS encoding filamentous hemagglutinin N-terminal domain-containing protein produces the protein MKVAPFLLILTTGLLTPEIMLTAIFLWSCGALAKPTVGIAQVTSDGTTNTIVNPSGNNFNILNGIEKSNNLFHSFSNFSVPTGGSAKFDLTNTPNITTIFSRVTGGNISNIDGEISANGSANLFLINPAGIIFGKDASLNIGGSFVGTTANSIKFADGTEFSAVNPMATTLLTMSVPIGLQMGRSSGDIQVEGVGNSTNITRIGLSLLNITTPTTGLQVKSGNTLSLVASNVTIDGGLLIANSGKVELGALSNGQWLLGENNQLATVSTTPTTEFGDIQLRAGSLVNVSGINAGFVQLNGGNITLQDGSVIAGQNFGQQLGGNIQIIGSESLSIIGATSTIPSQITTQALGLGKGGDINLSAPQIMLQNGGIVAANTFSAASSGTLSINAPLSVQLTGTSPFDPSALSALTTTTFSQGNAGSLTLSTGTLTVRGGAQITSTTLGFGNAGQVSVNATELIDLAGTSLVSNSAIVSTSFGAGDGGTTIINTPKLRLDNGGAIITTAFSSGNAGKIIINAEDAIEMANSQQLDLNTANSNFVNTQITSSVTAAPAILQLILGLPEKATGNAGSVSINTSTLNMDKGAVISVENRQTGEGGQLEITADFVTLKNSSRISALTTSGNGGDINLDIQKALLLSQSSQISTTAGGLGNGGNITISSPIILGLENSDIIANAAQGRGGNIQISTQGIIALEYRNTLTPRADLTNDITASSQFGLSGTVDINNFGVDPSSGLVELPENVTDSSKQIATGCFDNTGSSFVATGRGGLPQNPNQQTRRNVYDSLHLSTWSDIRDISAYRGNSASAQIPQSAKSLISATSWHRNTIGKIELIADKSPIQVQQSLTCAAVPKS, from the coding sequence ATGAAAGTTGCACCCTTTCTATTGATTTTAACAACTGGGTTATTAACTCCAGAAATCATGCTCACAGCAATATTTCTATGGAGTTGCGGTGCATTGGCAAAGCCGACCGTAGGTATCGCTCAAGTCACATCTGATGGTACTACTAACACCATCGTTAACCCCAGTGGTAATAATTTCAATATCCTTAATGGTATTGAAAAAAGTAATAACTTGTTCCACAGTTTCAGCAATTTTTCAGTGCCTACAGGTGGTTCAGCAAAATTTGATTTAACCAATACGCCAAATATTACAACTATATTTAGCCGGGTGACAGGTGGTAATATTTCTAACATTGATGGTGAAATCAGTGCCAACGGTAGCGCGAACTTATTTTTAATCAATCCAGCCGGGATTATATTTGGCAAAGATGCCTCACTGAATATAGGTGGTTCATTTGTGGGAACGACTGCCAATAGTATTAAATTTGCTGATGGGACAGAATTTAGTGCTGTTAACCCGATGGCAACAACATTATTAACCATGAGTGTACCCATCGGTTTACAAATGGGGAGAAGTTCAGGAGATATTCAAGTTGAAGGTGTAGGCAATAGCACTAATATCACACGTATCGGACTTTCCCTACTAAACATCACAACACCAACTACAGGGTTACAGGTTAAATCTGGTAATACGCTGTCTTTGGTTGCGAGTAACGTTACTATAGATGGTGGTTTACTGATAGCCAACTCTGGGAAAGTTGAATTAGGGGCGTTAAGCAATGGACAGTGGTTGCTAGGAGAAAACAATCAACTTGCGACTGTTAGCACAACTCCAACTACAGAATTTGGGGATATTCAACTCCGTGCTGGTTCACTAGTGAATGTGAGTGGTATCAATGCAGGTTTTGTGCAGTTAAATGGTGGAAATATAACCTTGCAAGATGGTTCAGTAATTGCTGGGCAGAACTTTGGTCAGCAACTCGGTGGCAACATTCAAATCATTGGTAGTGAATCTCTCTCAATTATTGGTGCTACGTCTACTATTCCCAGCCAAATTACAACTCAAGCCTTGGGCTTGGGTAAAGGTGGTGATATTAATCTTTCTGCACCTCAAATCATGCTGCAAAATGGTGGGATTGTCGCTGCCAACACTTTCAGTGCTGCCTCTAGTGGTACACTCAGCATTAATGCTCCGCTCTCTGTTCAACTCACAGGGACTTCACCATTCGACCCCTCTGCCTTGAGCGCATTGACAACTACAACCTTTAGTCAGGGTAACGCTGGCTCACTTACCCTCTCAACAGGCACCCTGACTGTTCGAGGTGGCGCACAAATTACCTCTACAACTTTAGGATTTGGTAATGCAGGTCAAGTGAGTGTGAATGCAACCGAACTAATTGACTTGGCAGGAACGTCTCTAGTATCGAATAGTGCGATCGTCTCAACTTCCTTTGGTGCAGGAGATGGCGGTACCACCATCATCAATACACCTAAACTCAGACTCGATAATGGTGGTGCTATTATCACTACAGCTTTTTCTAGTGGTAATGCAGGTAAAATCATCATTAATGCCGAAGATGCCATTGAGATGGCGAATTCTCAACAGCTAGACCTGAATACTGCCAATAGCAATTTCGTTAATACTCAGATCACTTCTAGTGTTACTGCTGCACCAGCGATACTCCAACTAATTTTAGGACTTCCTGAAAAAGCAACGGGTAATGCTGGATCTGTGTCGATCAACACCTCGACATTAAATATGGACAAGGGTGCTGTCATTTCTGTGGAAAACCGCCAAACAGGCGAAGGAGGACAACTAGAAATCACTGCGGATTTTGTGACTTTGAAGAATAGCTCCAGAATTAGTGCCTTAACAACATCAGGTAATGGCGGTGATATCAATCTCGATATTCAGAAAGCTTTGTTATTAAGTCAGAGTAGTCAAATTTCAACCACAGCAGGAGGCTTGGGAAATGGTGGCAATATCACTATCAGTTCTCCAATAATTTTAGGATTAGAAAATAGCGATATCATCGCTAATGCCGCCCAAGGTCGGGGGGGGAACATTCAAATCAGCACTCAAGGCATTATTGCTCTGGAATACCGTAATACTCTCACCCCCAGAGCAGACTTGACTAATGACATTACAGCTAGTTCCCAATTTGGACTTAGTGGCACAGTAGACATTAATAATTTTGGAGTTGACCCCAGTTCTGGTTTAGTGGAATTACCAGAGAATGTGACAGACTCATCAAAACAAATAGCGACAGGTTGTTTTGATAATACTGGCAGCAGTTTTGTGGCCACAGGACGGGGTGGATTACCACAAAATCCCAATCAACAAACCAGACGCAATGTCTACGATAGTCTACACCTAAGCACTTGGTCTGATATCCGCGACATCTCTGCATATCGTGGAAATAGTGCATCAGCACAAATACCCCAATCGGCCAAATCTCTGATCTCAGCTACCTCTTGGCATCGTAACACGATCGGCAAAATTGAGTTAATTGCAGATAAATCTCCCATTCAGGTGCAACAATCATTAACCTGTGCTGCTGTTCCTAAAAGTTAG
- a CDS encoding helix-turn-helix domain-containing protein, translating into MAPYSIDLRQKILSAWENKEGTQRELAERFKVSLSFIRDFLRRYRETSEITALPQGGDRRSKIKGENQELLKKIVTEKSDIYLREIQEIIKESKGIEVSVSSLSRTLNRLNLNRKKKFSSH; encoded by the coding sequence ATGGCCCCATATTCGATAGACCTAAGACAAAAGATATTAAGTGCCTGGGAAAATAAAGAAGGTACACAAAGAGAATTGGCGGAACGATTCAAAGTTAGTTTATCCTTCATCCGTGACTTTTTGCGTCGATATCGAGAGACATCGGAAATAACTGCTCTTCCTCAAGGAGGAGATAGGCGCTCGAAAATTAAAGGTGAAAATCAAGAATTGTTAAAGAAAATAGTCACGGAGAAAAGTGATATATATTTGCGGGAAATTCAGGAAATAATCAAAGAGAGTAAAGGAATAGAGGTAAGTGTATCAAGCTTGTCACGGACTCTGAACCGCTTAAATCTAAACCGTAAAAAAAAGTTTAGTAGCCACTGA
- a CDS encoding beta strand repeat-containing protein encodes MKNLRRYSIWSLKKILSIFTTGLFFSSMVSPVIAEVISDGTTNTIVNLNGNNFNILNGIKKGNNLFHSFTNFSVPIGGSAIFDLVNTPDITTIFSRVTGGNISHIDGLIQTLNGNNPASLFLMNPNGIVFGQNASLNIGGSFVGTTANSIKFSDGVEFSADNAFIMPLLTMSVPVGLQMGSNPGAITISGTGHKFTSFGAAINGTISTEKLSVEQGKTLALVGGDITLDGAVLTAEQGRIELGSLNGREFVNLQLLEQGLTLNYAQVSNLGNIHLSKKSLLDTSGSPSGHIQLQAKKISIAEGSLVLTQNKGSHAGGMLNVNATELLEISGYLPTVGIRTSLLSEALGTGTSGDIRVSTKRLVIKDGAGIDNNTYGQGNSGSININASESIQVKDYDPANAFSTISSTTSSTGVGGNVTVSTPDLLVVNGAVVGSITTGNGAGGNLVINADHIQVSGNNTPGVTALSTASLVAGNAGNLTINTNKLIVDNSGAVTSSSVGQGNAGDIKINALESIEITGNLPKAENPSQIRSVVKSPSAFAQSFFNIPATPQGDGGNIYINTPSLKINNQASVTVTNHGIGDSGTININAGYVLLDRNAGITASTNSGEGGNISLKLENFLLMRNNSLIDTEAKGLGNGGNITINSPIIVGLENSDIVANAVQGNGGNINITTQGVFGLKYRNELTSENDITASSQFGVNGTVQINNFGVDPSSGLVELPENVTDSSQQIVTGCSHDTGSSFVATGRGGIPQNPTQDVRNNPTWSDIRDIFAYHGNIASAQIPQSPKTLISATSWHRNTQGKIELIADQSPIQVQQLLTCAAVPKS; translated from the coding sequence ATTAAAAAAGGAAATAATTTATTTCATAGCTTCACTAATTTCTCAGTGCCAATCGGTGGTTCTGCTATTTTTGATTTAGTTAATACGCCCGATATTACAACTATATTTAGTCGAGTAACTGGTGGAAATATTTCCCATATTGATGGCTTGATTCAGACTCTTAACGGTAATAATCCTGCCAGTTTATTTTTGATGAATCCCAACGGAATTGTATTTGGTCAAAATGCCAGCTTGAATATTGGTGGATCGTTTGTGGGGACGACGGCGAATAGTATTAAGTTTAGCGATGGGGTAGAATTTAGTGCTGATAATGCTTTCATAATGCCCTTGCTGACTATGAGTGTACCTGTGGGTTTACAAATGGGCAGTAATCCTGGTGCAATTACAATATCAGGAACAGGACATAAATTCACCTCTTTCGGTGCAGCAATTAACGGCACTATTAGTACGGAGAAATTAAGCGTAGAACAGGGAAAAACATTAGCATTAGTTGGTGGAGATATTACTCTAGATGGGGCAGTTTTAACTGCTGAACAGGGAAGAATTGAATTAGGAAGCTTGAATGGCAGGGAATTTGTAAATCTTCAGCTACTAGAACAAGGTTTGACATTGAACTATGCTCAAGTGTCAAATTTAGGAAATATTCACCTCTCAAAAAAGTCATTGCTGGATACTAGTGGTAGTCCATCTGGTCATATTCAGCTACAAGCAAAAAAAATAAGCATTGCAGAAGGTTCATTAGTTTTAACCCAAAACAAGGGAAGCCACGCGGGGGGAATGCTTAATGTCAATGCAACCGAATTGTTAGAAATTTCTGGCTACCTGCCAACAGTGGGAATTCGTACCAGTCTACTGAGTGAAGCATTAGGAACCGGAACTAGCGGAGATATTAGGGTTTCTACTAAACGCTTAGTTATTAAAGATGGTGCTGGAATTGATAACAACACTTATGGTCAAGGTAATAGTGGCAGCATTAATATTAATGCCTCTGAGTCAATTCAAGTTAAAGACTATGACCCAGCTAATGCTTTCTCGACTATCTCATCAACAACATCGTCTACAGGAGTAGGTGGAAATGTGACTGTTTCAACCCCAGATTTATTAGTAGTTAATGGTGCTGTTGTTGGTAGCATTACTACGGGTAATGGCGCTGGTGGTAACTTAGTAATTAATGCTGATCATATTCAAGTGAGCGGAAATAATACTCCTGGTGTTACGGCTTTGTCTACAGCTAGTTTAGTCGCGGGGAATGCGGGTAATTTGACTATCAATACAAACAAATTAATAGTTGATAACAGCGGCGCGGTGACTAGTTCTAGTGTGGGTCAGGGTAATGCTGGTGATATCAAGATTAATGCTTTGGAATCGATTGAGATCACGGGAAATTTACCAAAAGCAGAAAATCCCAGTCAAATTAGGTCAGTAGTTAAAAGTCCTAGCGCTTTTGCACAAAGTTTTTTTAATATTCCTGCAACTCCTCAAGGCGACGGTGGAAATATATATATTAATACTCCATCTCTCAAGATTAATAATCAAGCATCAGTTACAGTGACAAATCACGGGATTGGAGATTCTGGGACAATAAATATTAATGCGGGATACGTATTACTAGATCGCAATGCTGGTATTACTGCCAGTACAAATTCTGGTGAAGGAGGTAATATTTCCCTAAAGTTGGAAAATTTCCTATTAATGCGTAATAACAGTTTAATTGACACAGAAGCTAAAGGCTTAGGCAATGGTGGTAATATTACTATTAATTCTCCCATCATTGTCGGATTAGAAAATAGTGATATCGTCGCCAATGCAGTCCAAGGTAATGGCGGTAATATTAACATCACAACCCAAGGCGTATTCGGGTTAAAGTACCGCAACGAACTCACTTCGGAAAACGATATTACAGCGAGTTCTCAATTTGGTGTTAATGGTACTGTGCAAATTAATAATTTTGGCGTTGACCCCAGTTCTGGGTTAGTGGAATTACCAGAGAATGTGACAGACTCATCACAACAAATAGTTACAGGTTGTTCTCATGATACTGGCAGCAGTTTTGTCGCCACGGGACGAGGTGGGATACCTCAAAATCCCACTCAGGATGTGAGGAACAATCCTACTTGGTCAGATATCCGTGACATCTTTGCATATCATGGAAATATTGCATCAGCCCAAATACCCCAATCTCCAAAAACTTTGATTTCAGCTACTTCTTGGCATCGTAACACCCAAGGCAAAATTGAGTTAATTGCCGATCAATCTCCCATCCAGGTACAACAATTATTAACCTGTGCTGCTGTTCCTAAAAGTTAG